One window of the Nocardia huaxiensis genome contains the following:
- a CDS encoding dihydrofolate reductase family protein, translating into MPKLRAHNLSISLDGYLAGPNQGPEHPLGIGAMPLHEWIFETDFGRDMMGEPVTGAGGLDQRYAAAGEVNIGATIMGRNMFGPIRGEWPDYSWTGWWGPNPPYHHEVFVLTHYPRPSLDMEGGTVFHFVDDTPETVLKSAFEAAGGKDVRLGGGAATVRQFLRAGLVDELHLAQVPILLGAGERLFENLGALPGLECTRMESSDRVTHLTFTRVTA; encoded by the coding sequence ATGCCGAAATTGCGCGCCCACAACCTGTCCATCTCCCTGGACGGTTACCTCGCCGGACCCAATCAGGGACCGGAGCATCCGCTCGGAATCGGCGCAATGCCATTGCACGAGTGGATCTTCGAGACCGACTTCGGGCGCGACATGATGGGCGAGCCGGTGACCGGCGCGGGCGGCCTCGACCAGCGGTATGCCGCCGCCGGTGAGGTGAACATCGGCGCAACCATCATGGGGCGCAATATGTTCGGGCCGATCCGCGGCGAGTGGCCGGACTACTCGTGGACCGGCTGGTGGGGTCCGAATCCGCCGTACCACCACGAGGTTTTCGTCCTGACGCACTATCCGCGGCCGTCGCTCGACATGGAGGGCGGCACCGTTTTCCATTTCGTGGACGACACTCCGGAGACGGTATTGAAGAGCGCGTTCGAAGCGGCGGGCGGAAAGGATGTGCGCCTCGGCGGCGGCGCGGCCACCGTGCGGCAGTTCCTGCGCGCGGGATTGGTGGATGAACTGCATCTGGCGCAGGTGCCGATCCTGCTGGGCGCGGGCGAGCGGCTGTTCGAGAATCTCGGCGCATTGCCCGGCCTCGAGTGTACTCGGATGGAATCCTCCGACCGGGTCACGCACCTGACGTTCACTCGCGTCACGGCCTGA
- a CDS encoding cold-shock protein, with product MVHGIVKWFDTEKGFGFIRPDGGGPDVFVEYTAVDCDGFRTLAEGQRVEFEVRRTKPGPEAVSVRVIG from the coding sequence ATGGTTCACGGCATTGTGAAGTGGTTCGACACCGAGAAAGGCTTCGGCTTCATCCGGCCCGATGGCGGGGGACCGGATGTGTTCGTGGAGTACACCGCTGTCGACTGCGATGGATTCCGCACGCTCGCCGAGGGGCAGCGCGTGGAATTCGAAGTGCGCCGGACGAAGCCGGGTCCCGAAGCGGTTTCCGTCCGCGTAATCGGCTGA
- a CDS encoding DivIVA domain-containing protein, whose product MDVKPEDLRSVRFKGARLGRKGYDAEDVDRFLEQVRAAMTKLTRENRQLTLTSNAPELARLQRENMQLLAKSEALQMQMHTMISAGDMAELQQQLATANWEIARLQGELEKDAQGISAQSVDVLNRAQLAADSIIEQAEAHARDLMAVARAQHRELLQMARESVGVNATPYDAGDQRLEHLRAYSELLRGQLQAMSQTLSVEADKLALWALPEATGTTVPALPEPARATSRHELPLDLGDNASRN is encoded by the coding sequence ATGGATGTGAAACCCGAAGACCTGCGATCCGTGCGGTTCAAGGGCGCACGGCTCGGCCGCAAGGGCTACGACGCCGAGGACGTGGACCGCTTCCTCGAACAGGTCCGCGCCGCCATGACCAAGCTGACCCGGGAGAACCGGCAGCTCACCCTCACCAGCAACGCACCGGAACTGGCTCGGCTGCAACGGGAGAACATGCAGCTGCTGGCCAAGTCCGAGGCCCTGCAGATGCAGATGCACACGATGATCTCCGCCGGCGACATGGCCGAACTGCAGCAGCAGCTGGCCACCGCCAACTGGGAGATCGCAAGGCTGCAGGGCGAATTGGAGAAGGACGCGCAGGGCATCAGCGCGCAGTCGGTGGACGTGCTCAACCGCGCCCAGCTCGCGGCCGACTCCATTATCGAGCAGGCCGAGGCGCACGCCCGCGACCTCATGGCGGTCGCCCGCGCCCAGCATCGGGAACTGCTGCAGATGGCGCGGGAATCGGTGGGCGTCAACGCGACTCCCTACGATGCCGGCGATCAGCGGCTCGAACACCTGCGGGCCTACTCCGAACTGCTGCGCGGGCAACTACAGGCGATGAGCCAGACCCTGTCGGTCGAGGCCGACAAGCTGGCGCTCTGGGCGCTCCCCGAGGCGACGGGCACCACCGTGCCCGCCCTTCCCGAGCCGGCCCGCGCGACGTCCCGGCACGAGCTACCGCTCGACCTGGGCGACAACGCATCCCGAAACTGA
- a CDS encoding FAD-binding oxidoreductase — MNIDALQSSWRYVERAGDEATQYFYAHLFLAHPEVRDMFPIRMTAQRAKFFSALGRIVSNVTTLADDPEFVAQLGRDHRRFGVIADHYPAAGGSLLATLAHFLGPRWTDELAQTWTAAYFAVADIMTAAASAAEHTPAWWDAEIVATERRSVDVTVHTVRPQQSYEYQAGQSLAVEIPQRPRLWRYYSPANAPRPDGTFELHVQVVDGGEVSATFARQVRPGDQIRLGSPVGTAFNIPPDAVENLLLVAGGSGLAPLRAVVDRIDQNYRDTGHAPRVQLFHGVRTAWNLYDHEALSALTERPWFSYTPVVSEDPSFQGVHGAVGAVAARGRDLAGCTALVCGSPAMVSAGVSALSNAGLPRHAIRFETFGQSHHPAGTAEQRSGDKVAQWM, encoded by the coding sequence GTGAACATCGACGCGCTGCAGAGCAGCTGGCGCTACGTGGAACGGGCCGGTGACGAGGCCACGCAGTACTTCTACGCGCACCTGTTCCTCGCGCACCCGGAAGTGCGGGACATGTTCCCCATCCGGATGACCGCGCAACGCGCCAAGTTCTTCTCCGCGCTCGGCCGCATCGTCAGCAATGTGACCACGCTGGCCGACGATCCGGAGTTCGTCGCCCAGCTCGGCCGCGATCATCGCCGCTTCGGCGTCATCGCCGACCACTACCCGGCCGCCGGCGGCTCCCTGCTGGCCACCCTCGCGCACTTTCTCGGCCCGCGCTGGACCGACGAGCTCGCGCAGACCTGGACCGCCGCGTACTTCGCGGTCGCCGACATCATGACCGCCGCCGCGAGCGCGGCCGAACACACCCCGGCCTGGTGGGACGCGGAGATCGTCGCCACCGAACGCCGCAGCGTCGACGTCACCGTGCACACCGTCCGGCCGCAGCAGTCCTACGAGTACCAAGCCGGGCAGTCGCTGGCGGTGGAGATCCCGCAGCGGCCGCGGCTGTGGCGGTACTACTCGCCCGCCAATGCGCCCCGGCCCGACGGCACCTTCGAACTGCACGTGCAGGTCGTGGACGGCGGCGAGGTCAGCGCGACCTTCGCCCGCCAGGTGCGGCCCGGCGATCAGATCCGCCTCGGCTCCCCGGTCGGCACGGCGTTCAATATCCCGCCGGACGCGGTCGAGAACCTGCTGCTGGTCGCGGGCGGATCCGGGCTCGCGCCGCTGCGCGCGGTCGTCGATCGCATCGACCAGAACTATCGCGACACCGGGCACGCGCCGCGCGTCCAGCTCTTCCACGGTGTCCGCACCGCATGGAATCTCTATGACCACGAAGCGCTTTCGGCGCTGACCGAACGCCCGTGGTTCAGCTACACGCCCGTCGTGTCGGAGGATCCGAGCTTCCAGGGCGTGCACGGCGCGGTGGGCGCGGTCGCCGCCCGCGGTCGGGACCTGGCCGGCTGCACCGCCCTGGTGTGCGGCTCCCCGGCCATGGTGTCCGCCGGCGTGTCCGCGCTGTCCAATGCCGGATTGCCCAGGCACGCCATCAGATTCGAGACATTCGGCCAGTCGCACCACCCAGCGGGGACCGCCGAGCAGCGCAGTGGGGACAAGGTGGCCCAATGGATGTGA
- the serA gene encoding phosphoglycerate dehydrogenase encodes MSQAGRPVVLIADKLAQSTVDALGSDVEVRWVDGPNRPELLAAVPEADALLVRSATTVDAEVLEAGKNLKIVARAGVGLDNVDVPAATERGVMVVNAPTSNIHTAAEHAVTLLLSAARQIPAADATLREKTWQRSKFNGVEILGKTVGVIGLGRIGQLFAQRLAAFETKIIAYDPYTSPARAAQLGIELVTLDEVLERADFISIHLPKTPETKGMLNKETLAKTKKGVIIVNAARGGLIDEQALADAITSGHVRAAGIDVFETEPSTDSPLFDLPQVVVTPHLGASTAEAQDRAGTDVAKSVKLALAGEFVPGAVNVTGGSVNDTVAPWLEIVRKQGALLGALADELPVSLEVQVRGELSSEDVAVLELSALRGVFSALVEDSVTFVNAPALAKDRGLEATVTTVTESPTHRSLVDLRAVFGDGRTLNVAGTLTEPHQVEKIVNINGRNYDMRAEGLNLAVLNYEDKPGQLGRLATKLGDAGIDILAAQLTQDLDAEGATVVLRVNKDVPAEVQAAITEAVGAAKVAQVDLS; translated from the coding sequence GTGAGCCAAGCAGGCCGTCCTGTTGTTCTGATCGCCGACAAGCTCGCCCAGTCGACCGTCGACGCGCTGGGCTCCGATGTCGAGGTGCGCTGGGTCGACGGACCCAACCGCCCCGAGCTGCTGGCGGCCGTGCCGGAAGCCGACGCGCTGCTGGTCCGCTCCGCGACCACCGTCGACGCCGAGGTGCTCGAGGCCGGTAAGAACCTCAAGATCGTCGCCCGCGCCGGCGTCGGCCTCGACAATGTCGACGTGCCCGCGGCCACCGAGCGCGGCGTCATGGTCGTCAACGCGCCGACCTCCAATATCCACACCGCCGCCGAGCACGCCGTCACCCTGCTGCTTTCGGCCGCGCGTCAGATCCCGGCCGCCGACGCCACCCTGCGCGAGAAGACCTGGCAGCGCAGCAAGTTCAACGGTGTCGAGATCCTCGGCAAGACCGTCGGCGTCATCGGCCTGGGCCGCATCGGCCAGCTGTTCGCGCAGCGCCTCGCCGCCTTCGAGACCAAGATCATCGCGTACGACCCCTACACCTCCCCGGCCCGCGCCGCCCAGCTGGGCATCGAGCTGGTCACCCTGGACGAGGTGCTCGAGCGCGCCGACTTCATCTCCATTCACCTGCCCAAGACTCCTGAGACCAAGGGCATGCTGAACAAGGAGACCCTGGCCAAGACCAAGAAGGGCGTCATCATCGTCAACGCCGCCCGCGGCGGTCTGATCGACGAGCAGGCCCTGGCCGACGCCATCACCTCCGGCCACGTGCGCGCCGCCGGCATCGACGTGTTCGAGACCGAACCGTCCACCGACAGCCCGCTGTTCGACCTGCCGCAGGTCGTCGTGACCCCGCACCTGGGCGCCTCCACCGCCGAGGCGCAGGACCGCGCGGGCACCGATGTCGCCAAGTCCGTGAAGCTCGCCCTCGCCGGTGAGTTCGTGCCGGGCGCGGTCAATGTCACCGGCGGCTCGGTCAACGACACCGTCGCCCCGTGGCTGGAGATCGTCCGCAAGCAGGGCGCGCTGCTCGGTGCCCTCGCCGACGAGCTGCCGGTCAGCCTGGAGGTTCAGGTGCGCGGCGAGCTCTCCTCGGAAGATGTTGCGGTGCTGGAGCTTTCGGCCCTGCGCGGCGTCTTCTCCGCCCTCGTCGAGGACTCGGTCACCTTCGTCAACGCCCCGGCGCTGGCCAAGGACCGCGGCCTGGAGGCCACCGTCACCACCGTGACCGAGAGCCCCACCCACCGCAGCCTGGTCGACCTGCGCGCCGTCTTCGGCGACGGCCGCACCCTGAACGTCGCGGGCACCCTGACCGAGCCGCACCAGGTCGAGAAGATCGTCAACATCAACGGCCGCAACTACGACATGCGCGCCGAGGGCCTCAACCTGGCCGTCCTCAACTACGAGGACAAGCCCGGCCAGCTCGGCCGCCTCGCCACCAAGCTCGGCGACGCCGGCATCGACATCCTCGCCGCCCAGCTGACCCAGGACCTCGACGCCGAAGGCGCCACCGTCGTCCTGCGCGTCAACAAGGACGTCCCCGCCGAGGTCCAGGCCGCCATCACCGAGGCCGTCGGCGCCGCCAAGGTCGCCCAGGTCGACCTGAGCTGA
- a CDS encoding alkaline phosphatase family protein, whose translation MPRTSRILAAAALAALPLAAAAPAPAAPTVNKVVVIGIDGTLWSEVQAANAPNLGLLAAQGTLARTSIAPHTTMSCVSWATALTGVWDTKHGIKDNDSTCNAAAFAPYPTVFTQVEQAQPGLSTMSIGTWDKIGMIARTGSPKADRVSVTQIDPTGAGVCETTADSNAAAQVVSAIADDAPDLLFTHLDQVDITGHTLRGIWPQAYRDAIQRADALVGKITQAVDARARAHANERWTILVTTDHGHNPEGGHGGQSAYETASFVIARGAGFAAGAQHNGYTLADVTPTVLDLLGVAAPANLDGRSMLDGGSGNPAATPPNTPAVDSGVTGSSAGSAEAAMVNNPLCILGSGSASGSASGSSDR comes from the coding sequence ATGCCTCGCACTTCACGGATTCTGGCCGCCGCCGCACTGGCGGCGCTCCCCCTGGCCGCCGCCGCGCCCGCGCCCGCCGCACCCACGGTGAACAAGGTCGTGGTGATCGGGATCGACGGCACGCTGTGGAGCGAGGTGCAGGCGGCGAACGCGCCGAATCTGGGTCTGCTGGCCGCGCAGGGCACCCTGGCCCGGACCTCCATCGCGCCGCACACCACCATGTCGTGCGTGTCCTGGGCGACCGCGCTGACCGGCGTGTGGGATACCAAGCACGGCATCAAGGACAACGACTCCACCTGCAACGCAGCGGCTTTCGCGCCGTATCCGACGGTGTTCACACAGGTGGAGCAGGCGCAACCGGGCCTGTCGACCATGTCCATCGGAACCTGGGACAAGATCGGCATGATCGCGCGGACCGGTAGCCCGAAGGCGGATCGGGTGTCGGTCACCCAGATCGATCCGACCGGCGCGGGCGTGTGTGAGACCACGGCCGACTCCAATGCTGCGGCGCAAGTGGTTTCGGCCATTGCCGACGACGCCCCGGACCTGCTGTTCACCCATCTGGATCAGGTCGACATCACCGGGCACACACTGCGCGGCATCTGGCCGCAGGCGTACCGGGACGCCATCCAGCGCGCGGATGCGCTGGTGGGCAAGATCACTCAGGCGGTCGATGCGCGGGCGCGCGCGCATGCCAACGAGCGCTGGACGATTCTGGTGACCACCGACCACGGCCACAACCCCGAGGGCGGGCACGGCGGCCAGAGCGCCTACGAGACAGCCAGTTTCGTGATCGCACGCGGCGCGGGCTTCGCGGCGGGCGCACAGCACAACGGCTACACCCTCGCCGACGTCACCCCGACCGTCCTGGATCTGCTGGGCGTCGCCGCCCCGGCGAACCTGGACGGGCGGTCGATGCTCGACGGCGGTTCCGGCAACCCTGCCGCTACTCCCCCGAACACCCCGGCCGTCGACTCCGGCGTGACCGGCTCCTCGGCCGGTTCCGCGGAGGCGGCCATGGTCAACAATCCGCTGTGCATCCTGGGCAGCGGCTCCGCGAGCGGGTCGGCGAGCGGCTCATCCGACCGGTAG
- a CDS encoding ATP-binding protein: MYKGVHAAAQECEDHKYTMRISRLAIDKLGIRLYDRVSAVLAELIANSYDADATEVQVSLPWNVTLAGTVRSADETPHEIVVSDNGHGMTAEEINRHYLMVGSDRRVRTGSDLSRERRRPVMGRKGIGKLAAFGICRTIEVISAGSGPEDRTPLGWPVAHLVLDLDDMLSDTERDYYPRTGALDGTFTARRGTTVIMRNFFRKRVNTGHELNRQLAARFGIERSDWRVEVRNSIGNDAFTLSDLPIDVMEETRIDVSRVPVRFGRQYLPLSGWIAYSKQPYRDEAMAGVRIYARGKIIAQTRDFGISSGFTGEFKLRSYLVGAIHVDWLDDEEDLVRSDRQDIIWNSPRGEALAQWGQALIREIGRLGEKSIRRRVWEEFVERSRIHETLESIAPGDRMFRDSVLDAARILVANKDRAAMDDPAHVENMLRLALSLGPQRSLLETLKEIAEDADPQLDVVVGLFERARIAEIYSLGQIASERVAVVDRLRALIDDRRSLERPFQELIESAPWLLAPEWTPLGMNESLKRVRASFERWYAQRFGTPIQTSAIGSPKREPDFVLLHDSGELWIVEIKRMDYHLTDEEYNRAVNYLYELDRFLEENPRIGAQFPRRRLTFIVDHIDRLGPASLSSLSSDGRVDRRTWRELLDATLRAHRDFLERVYAMRGAEDEPPSAAQAG, encoded by the coding sequence ATGTACAAAGGCGTGCATGCGGCCGCGCAGGAATGCGAAGACCACAAGTACACGATGCGGATCAGCCGGCTTGCCATCGATAAGCTGGGTATCCGGCTCTACGACCGGGTTTCGGCGGTGCTGGCCGAACTCATTGCCAACTCCTACGATGCCGACGCCACCGAGGTGCAGGTGTCGCTGCCGTGGAATGTCACGCTCGCGGGGACGGTGCGGTCCGCCGACGAGACGCCACACGAGATCGTCGTCTCCGACAATGGTCACGGCATGACGGCCGAGGAGATCAACCGGCACTATCTGATGGTCGGATCGGATCGGCGGGTGCGCACCGGGTCGGATCTGTCGCGCGAGCGACGGCGACCGGTCATGGGGCGCAAGGGAATCGGGAAACTGGCCGCCTTCGGCATCTGCCGCACCATCGAGGTGATCAGCGCGGGCAGCGGACCCGAGGATCGCACCCCGCTGGGGTGGCCGGTCGCGCATCTGGTGCTGGATCTCGACGATATGCTCTCCGACACCGAACGCGACTACTACCCGAGAACCGGTGCGCTGGACGGGACCTTCACCGCCCGGCGCGGCACCACCGTCATCATGCGGAACTTCTTCCGCAAGCGGGTCAACACCGGGCACGAGTTGAATCGGCAGCTGGCGGCCAGATTCGGCATCGAACGCTCGGATTGGCGGGTGGAGGTGCGCAATTCGATCGGCAACGACGCCTTCACGCTGAGCGACCTGCCGATCGATGTCATGGAGGAGACCCGGATCGACGTGTCCCGCGTGCCGGTCCGCTTCGGACGGCAGTACCTGCCGCTGAGCGGGTGGATCGCCTACTCCAAGCAGCCGTACCGTGACGAAGCGATGGCGGGGGTGCGGATCTACGCGCGCGGCAAAATCATCGCGCAGACCCGGGATTTCGGCATCTCCTCCGGATTCACCGGAGAGTTCAAGCTGCGTTCCTATCTGGTCGGAGCCATCCATGTGGACTGGCTCGACGACGAGGAGGATCTGGTCCGCTCCGATCGGCAGGACATCATCTGGAACTCGCCGCGCGGCGAGGCCCTCGCCCAGTGGGGGCAGGCGCTGATTCGTGAAATCGGCAGGCTCGGCGAGAAGTCCATTCGCCGCCGCGTCTGGGAGGAGTTCGTGGAACGCTCCCGCATCCACGAGACCCTCGAATCGATCGCACCGGGGGACAGGATGTTCCGCGACTCCGTGCTCGATGCGGCGCGAATCCTGGTGGCCAACAAGGACCGAGCCGCCATGGACGACCCGGCACACGTGGAAAACATGCTGCGGCTGGCGCTTTCGCTCGGCCCGCAGCGCAGCCTGCTGGAGACCCTCAAGGAGATCGCTGAGGACGCCGATCCGCAGCTCGATGTGGTGGTGGGCCTGTTCGAGCGCGCCCGCATCGCCGAGATCTACTCCCTCGGACAGATCGCCAGCGAACGCGTCGCCGTCGTGGACCGCCTGCGCGCCCTCATCGACGACCGGCGCTCCCTGGAACGCCCCTTCCAGGAGCTCATCGAAAGCGCGCCCTGGCTGCTCGCCCCGGAGTGGACGCCGCTGGGCATGAACGAGTCCCTCAAACGCGTCCGCGCCAGCTTCGAGCGTTGGTACGCACAGCGATTCGGCACACCCATTCAGACCTCCGCCATCGGAAGCCCCAAGCGCGAACCCGACTTCGTGCTGCTGCACGACTCCGGGGAACTGTGGATCGTCGAGATCAAGCGCATGGACTATCACCTCACCGACGAGGAGTACAACCGCGCCGTCAACTACCTCTACGAGCTCGACCGCTTCCTGGAGGAGAACCCGCGCATCGGCGCCCAATTCCCGCGCCGGCGGCTCACATTCATCGTCGACCACATCGACCGGCTGGGGCCGGCCTCGCTGTCCTCGCTGAGCAGTGACGGCCGCGTGGACCGCCGCACCTGGCGGGAACTGCTCGACGCCACCCTGCGCGCACACCGCGACTTCCTCGAACGCGTCTACGCCATGCGCGGCGCGGAAGACGAGCCGCCGAGCGCCGCCCAGGCCGGGTGA
- a CDS encoding globin domain-containing protein gives MNIELLQASWKNVEAVGPEAVEYFYNHLFEAAPAVRPMFPEDMADQRKRFLTGLARIVTNVETLAADPSFVQRLGRDHAANGVVAEQYPVAGASLLATLEHFHGDAWTEELAGTWAAAYGAVADIMLGAAEPATV, from the coding sequence ATGAATATCGAACTGTTGCAGGCCAGCTGGAAGAACGTCGAGGCCGTCGGGCCCGAGGCGGTCGAGTACTTCTACAACCACCTGTTCGAGGCGGCGCCGGCGGTGCGGCCCATGTTCCCCGAGGACATGGCCGATCAGCGCAAGCGCTTCCTGACCGGGCTGGCCCGGATCGTCACCAATGTCGAAACCCTCGCCGCGGACCCGTCGTTCGTGCAGCGGCTGGGCCGCGACCACGCCGCCAATGGCGTGGTGGCCGAGCAGTACCCGGTTGCCGGAGCTTCGCTGCTGGCCACGCTGGAGCACTTCCACGGGGACGCGTGGACCGAGGAGCTCGCCGGTACCTGGGCCGCGGCCTACGGTGCGGTCGCCGACATCATGCTGGGCGCGGCCGAGCCGGCCACCGTCTGA